Proteins found in one Ctenopharyngodon idella isolate HZGC_01 chromosome 16, HZGC01, whole genome shotgun sequence genomic segment:
- the ptk2ab gene encoding focal adhesion kinase 1 isoform X1: MESSGCNPFPLCWTRGACVYSYPPPLPKYDRQLAPTKAMAAAYLDPSLTHALNQGVKPRFSAGMERTAGALERVLRVFHYFESSSEPCTWCSNIRHGDSTDVRGIIQKIVDIHKVRCVSCFGLRLCQLRTGEVHWLHPDMGVSHVRERYEHSHPQDDWRYELRIRYLPKGFLNQFTEDQPTLNYFYHQVKNDYMMEIADQVDQDIALKLGCLEIRRFFRDMRGNALDKKSNYELLEKDVGLRRFFPKSLLDSVKAKSLRKLIQQTFKQFANLNDEQCILKFFEILSPIYRFDKECFKCALGSSWVIAVELAIGPEEGISYLTDKGSNPTHLANFTQVQSIQFEERERKGILQLDVAGAPEPLTVTTTALNTAENMADLIDGYCRLVNGTSSSFIVRVQKEGERALPSIPKAPKSANHEKRLQGVRAKAISVSDDIGDETDDYAEIIDEEDTYTMPSKYYGLDEARDYEIQRDRIELGRCIGEGQFGDVHQGIYLCPENPALSVAIKTCKNCTSDSVREKFLQEALTMRQFDHPHIVKLIGVITENPVWIIMELCTLGELRSFLQIRKYSLDLASLILYSYQLSTALAYLESKRFVHRDIAARNVLVSSVDCVKLGDFGLSRYMEDSSYYKASKGKLPIKWMAPESINFRRFTSASDVWMFGVCMWEILMYGVKPFQGVKNNDVIGRIENGERLAMPPNCPPTLYSLMTKCWAYDPSKRPRFTELKGQLSTILAEEKAQQEERSRMEMRRQVPVSWDSGGSDEAPPKLWSVDSLYERVYKPSRPGYPSPRSSEGFYPSPQHIGQHNHYQMAGHSGIHGLLPVPGGMYPPQAAGTGLDHHDSWNHRRTTQDHMWNPTMEDGVALRGGLSQLMEEQLLLQQQQMEDDQRWLEQEERLLKPDGRSSRGSIDRDDGSLQGPTGNQHIYQPIGKAEHAAPPKKPPRPGAPSHPAGVSGLNPTESYNEGVKIQPQEINPPPTANLDRSNDKVYENVTGLVKAVIEMSSKIQPAPPEEYVPMVKEVGLALRTLLATVDETIPLLPAHTHREIEMAQKLLNSDLAELINKMKLAQQYVMTSLQQDYKKQMLTAAHALAVDAKNLLDVIDQARLKMLGQARPH, translated from the exons gGCATTATACAGAAGATCGTGGACATCCACAAGGTGAGGTGTGTGTCCTGCTTTGGTCTGCGCCTTTGCCAGCTGAGAACAGGTGAAGTTCATTGGCTTCACCCCGACATGGGCGTGTCTCATGTGAGGGAACGGTACGAACACAGCCATCCTCAGGACGACTGGAG ATATGAGCTACGGATTCGATACTTGCCTAAAGGATTTTTAAACCAGTTTACTGAGGACCAGCCAACTCTTAACTACTTTTATCATCAG GTGAAAAATGATTATATGATGGAGATTGCCGATCAAGTCGATCAAGACATAGCACTTAAACTAGGCTGCCTTGAAATCAG GAGGTTTTTCAGGGACATGCGTGGTAACGCCCTGGATAAGAAAtcaaattatgaattattaga GAAGGACGTTGGTCTGCGGAGATTCTTTCCGAAGAGTTTATTAGATTCAGTAAAG GCTAAATCCCTGCGGAAACTGATCCAGCAGACGTTTAAACAGTTCGCCAATCTGAACGATGAGCAGTGTATCCTCAAGTTCTTTGAGATCCTGTCGCCTATATACAGATTTGATAAGGAGTGTTTTAAATGTGCTCTCGGG TCGAGCTGGGTGATAGCAGTAGAGTTGGCCATCGGACCTGAGGAGGGCATTAGTTACTTGACAGACAAAGGTTCAAAT CCAACACACCTCGCCAACTTCACGCAAGTGCAAAGTATCCAGTTCGAGGAGCGAGAGAGGAAGGGAATTCTGCAGTTAGATGTGGCTGGAGCACCTGAG CCTCTGACGGTAACAACTACAGCACTGAACACAGCAGAGAACATGGCAGATCTCATTGACGGTTACTGTAGACTTGTTAACGGAACTTCCTCATCATTTATCGTCCGTGTGCAGAAAG AAGGAGAGAGAGCTCTTCCATCTATCCCAAAGGCTCCAAA ATCAGCAAACCATGAAAAACGGTTGCAAGGAGTCCGGGCCAAAGCTATCTCCGTTTCAG ATGATATTGGGGATG AAACAGACGACTACGCTGAGATCATAGACGAAGAGGACACATACACCATGCCTTCCA AATATTATGGACTAGATGAAG CCAGAGACTATGAGATCCAAAGAGACAGAATTGAGCTGGGACGCTGTATAGGAGAGGGCCAGTTTGGAGACGTCCATCAAGGGATCTACTTGTGTCCG GAGAACCCAGCTCTTTCTGTGGCGATAAAGACGTGTAAGAACTGCACCTCGGACAGCGTTCGAGAGAAGTTCCTCCAGGAGGCCT TGACCATGCGACAGTTCGATCACCCGCATATTGTTAAGCTGATTGGCGTCATTACAGAAAACCCAGTTTGGATCATCATGGAGCTGTGCACACTGGGAGAG ttgcgTTCCTTTCTTCAGATTAGGAAGTACAGTCTGGATTTAGCATCACTCATCCTGTATTCTTACCAGCTCAGCACAGCCCTTGCGTATCTAGAGAGCAAACGCTTTGTACACAG ggacaTTGCAGCACGGAACGTTCTTGTGTCTTCGGTGGACTGTGTGAAGCTGGGAGACTTCGGGTTGTCTAGATACATGGAGGACAGCTCTTATTATAAAG CCTCTAAAGGAAAACTACCTATCAAATGGATGGCGCCAGAGTCAATAAACTTCAGACGTTTTACCTCAGCCAGCGACGTGTGGATGTTTG gtgtgtgtatgtgggagATACTGATGTACGGAGTGAAGCCGTTTCAAGGCGTGAAGAATAACGACGTGATTGGTCGGATAGAGAACGGCGAGCGTCTCGCTATGCCGCCCAACTGCCCACCGACCCTCTACAGCCTGATGACCAAGTGCTGGGCGTACGATCCCAGCAAACGGCCACGATTCACTGAGCTCAAAGGCCAACTAAG TACAATCCTCGCAGAGGAGAAGGCTCAGCAAGAGGAGCGCAGCCGTATGGAGATGAGGAGACAAGTTCCCGTATCCTGGGACTCAGGAGGCTCGGACGAGGCACCACCCAAA CTGTGGTCAGTCGACTCTCTCTATGAACGGGTTTATAAG CCAAGTCGACCTGGTTATCCAAGTCCCCGTTCCAGTGAAGGATTCTACCCTAGTCCTCAGCACATTGGCCAGCACAATCATTACCAG ATGGCAGGGCACTCTGGCATACACGGCTTGCTTCCCGTGCCTGGCGGGATGTACCCTCCCCAGGCCGCAGGGACTGGACTTGATCACCACGACAGCTGGAACCATCGCAGAACTACTCAGGATCACATGTGGAACCCCACCATGGAG gatgGTGTGGCTCTGCGCGGTGGTCTTTCTCAGCTGATGGAGGAGCAGTTAttactgcagcagcagcagatggAGGATGATCAGCGCTGGTTGGAACAGGAGGAGAGACTACTG AAGCCTGATGGGAGAAGTTCCAGAGGCAGCATTGACCGTGATGATGGAAGCCTTCAGGGACCA ACTGGAAACCAGCACATCTATCAACCTATAGGGAAAGCCG AGCACGCAGCTCCTCCTAAAAAGCCTCCGCGGCCGGGTGCTCCCAGCCACCCAGCAGGAGTCTCCGGCCTCAACCCTACAGAGAGCTACAATGAAGGCGTGAAG ATTCAGCCTCAGGAGATCAACCCACCCCCAACAGCTAACTTAGATCGGTCCAACGATAAGGTCTATGAAAATGTGACCGGGTTGGTGAAGGCCGTGATTGAGATGTCCAGTAAAATCCAGCCAGCTCCCCCTGAAGAATATGTGCCCATGGTGAAG gaagtAGGATTAGCACTGAGAACACTGCTGGCCACTGTGGATGAGACAATACCCTTATTACCAGCTCACACGCACAGAGAG ATCGAAATGGCTCAGAAGCTTCTAAATTCAGACCTGGCTGAGCTGATAAATAAGATGAAGTTGGCCCAGCAGTACGTTATGACCAGCCTGCAGCAGGACTACAAGAAACAGATGCTAACAGCTGCGCATGCACTCGCCGTAGATGCCAAGAACCTGCTTGATGTGATTGACCAGGCCAGGCTGAAGATGTTGGGACAGGCACGGCCCCATTAG
- the ptk2ab gene encoding focal adhesion kinase 1 isoform X7, whose protein sequence is MESSGCNPFPLCWTRGACVYSYPPPLPKYDRQLAPTKAMAAAYLDPSLTHALNQGVKPRFSAGMERTAGALERVLRVFHYFESSSEPCTWCSNIRHGDSTDVRGIIQKIVDIHKVRCVSCFGLRLCQLRTGEVHWLHPDMGVSHVRERYEHSHPQDDWRYELRIRYLPKGFLNQFTEDQPTLNYFYHQVKNDYMMEIADQVDQDIALKLGCLEIRRFFRDMRGNALDKKSNYELLEKDVGLRRFFPKSLLDSVKAKSLRKLIQQTFKQFANLNDEQCILKFFEILSPIYRFDKECFKCALGSSWVIAVELAIGPEEGISYLTDKGSNPTHLANFTQVQSIQFEERERKGILQLDVAGAPEPLTVTTTALNTAENMADLIDGYCRLVNGTSSSFIVRVQKEGERALPSIPKAPKSANHEKRLQGVRAKAISVSETDDYAEIIDEEDTYTMPSKYYGLDEARDYEIQRDRIELGRCIGEGQFGDVHQGIYLCPENPALSVAIKTCKNCTSDSVREKFLQEALTMRQFDHPHIVKLIGVITENPVWIIMELCTLGELRSFLQIRKYSLDLASLILYSYQLSTALAYLESKRFVHRDIAARNVLVSSVDCVKLGDFGLSRYMEDSSYYKASKGKLPIKWMAPESINFRRFTSASDVWMFGVCMWEILMYGVKPFQGVKNNDVIGRIENGERLAMPPNCPPTLYSLMTKCWAYDPSKRPRFTELKGQLSTILAEEKAQQEERSRMEMRRQVPVSWDSGGSDEAPPKPSRPGYPSPRSSEGFYPSPQHIGQHNHYQMAGHSGIHGLLPVPGGMYPPQAAGTGLDHHDSWNHRRTTQDHMWNPTMEDGVALRGGLSQLMEEQLLLQQQQMEDDQRWLEQEERLLKPDGRSSRGSIDRDDGSLQGPTGNQHIYQPIGKAEHAAPPKKPPRPGAPSHPAGVSGLNPTESYNEGVKIQPQEINPPPTANLDRSNDKVYENVTGLVKAVIEMSSKIQPAPPEEYVPMVKEVGLALRTLLATVDETIPLLPAHTHREIEMAQKLLNSDLAELINKMKLAQQYVMTSLQQDYKKQMLTAAHALAVDAKNLLDVIDQARLKMLGQARPH, encoded by the exons gGCATTATACAGAAGATCGTGGACATCCACAAGGTGAGGTGTGTGTCCTGCTTTGGTCTGCGCCTTTGCCAGCTGAGAACAGGTGAAGTTCATTGGCTTCACCCCGACATGGGCGTGTCTCATGTGAGGGAACGGTACGAACACAGCCATCCTCAGGACGACTGGAG ATATGAGCTACGGATTCGATACTTGCCTAAAGGATTTTTAAACCAGTTTACTGAGGACCAGCCAACTCTTAACTACTTTTATCATCAG GTGAAAAATGATTATATGATGGAGATTGCCGATCAAGTCGATCAAGACATAGCACTTAAACTAGGCTGCCTTGAAATCAG GAGGTTTTTCAGGGACATGCGTGGTAACGCCCTGGATAAGAAAtcaaattatgaattattaga GAAGGACGTTGGTCTGCGGAGATTCTTTCCGAAGAGTTTATTAGATTCAGTAAAG GCTAAATCCCTGCGGAAACTGATCCAGCAGACGTTTAAACAGTTCGCCAATCTGAACGATGAGCAGTGTATCCTCAAGTTCTTTGAGATCCTGTCGCCTATATACAGATTTGATAAGGAGTGTTTTAAATGTGCTCTCGGG TCGAGCTGGGTGATAGCAGTAGAGTTGGCCATCGGACCTGAGGAGGGCATTAGTTACTTGACAGACAAAGGTTCAAAT CCAACACACCTCGCCAACTTCACGCAAGTGCAAAGTATCCAGTTCGAGGAGCGAGAGAGGAAGGGAATTCTGCAGTTAGATGTGGCTGGAGCACCTGAG CCTCTGACGGTAACAACTACAGCACTGAACACAGCAGAGAACATGGCAGATCTCATTGACGGTTACTGTAGACTTGTTAACGGAACTTCCTCATCATTTATCGTCCGTGTGCAGAAAG AAGGAGAGAGAGCTCTTCCATCTATCCCAAAGGCTCCAAA ATCAGCAAACCATGAAAAACGGTTGCAAGGAGTCCGGGCCAAAGCTATCTCCGTTTCAG AAACAGACGACTACGCTGAGATCATAGACGAAGAGGACACATACACCATGCCTTCCA AATATTATGGACTAGATGAAG CCAGAGACTATGAGATCCAAAGAGACAGAATTGAGCTGGGACGCTGTATAGGAGAGGGCCAGTTTGGAGACGTCCATCAAGGGATCTACTTGTGTCCG GAGAACCCAGCTCTTTCTGTGGCGATAAAGACGTGTAAGAACTGCACCTCGGACAGCGTTCGAGAGAAGTTCCTCCAGGAGGCCT TGACCATGCGACAGTTCGATCACCCGCATATTGTTAAGCTGATTGGCGTCATTACAGAAAACCCAGTTTGGATCATCATGGAGCTGTGCACACTGGGAGAG ttgcgTTCCTTTCTTCAGATTAGGAAGTACAGTCTGGATTTAGCATCACTCATCCTGTATTCTTACCAGCTCAGCACAGCCCTTGCGTATCTAGAGAGCAAACGCTTTGTACACAG ggacaTTGCAGCACGGAACGTTCTTGTGTCTTCGGTGGACTGTGTGAAGCTGGGAGACTTCGGGTTGTCTAGATACATGGAGGACAGCTCTTATTATAAAG CCTCTAAAGGAAAACTACCTATCAAATGGATGGCGCCAGAGTCAATAAACTTCAGACGTTTTACCTCAGCCAGCGACGTGTGGATGTTTG gtgtgtgtatgtgggagATACTGATGTACGGAGTGAAGCCGTTTCAAGGCGTGAAGAATAACGACGTGATTGGTCGGATAGAGAACGGCGAGCGTCTCGCTATGCCGCCCAACTGCCCACCGACCCTCTACAGCCTGATGACCAAGTGCTGGGCGTACGATCCCAGCAAACGGCCACGATTCACTGAGCTCAAAGGCCAACTAAG TACAATCCTCGCAGAGGAGAAGGCTCAGCAAGAGGAGCGCAGCCGTATGGAGATGAGGAGACAAGTTCCCGTATCCTGGGACTCAGGAGGCTCGGACGAGGCACCACCCAAA CCAAGTCGACCTGGTTATCCAAGTCCCCGTTCCAGTGAAGGATTCTACCCTAGTCCTCAGCACATTGGCCAGCACAATCATTACCAG ATGGCAGGGCACTCTGGCATACACGGCTTGCTTCCCGTGCCTGGCGGGATGTACCCTCCCCAGGCCGCAGGGACTGGACTTGATCACCACGACAGCTGGAACCATCGCAGAACTACTCAGGATCACATGTGGAACCCCACCATGGAG gatgGTGTGGCTCTGCGCGGTGGTCTTTCTCAGCTGATGGAGGAGCAGTTAttactgcagcagcagcagatggAGGATGATCAGCGCTGGTTGGAACAGGAGGAGAGACTACTG AAGCCTGATGGGAGAAGTTCCAGAGGCAGCATTGACCGTGATGATGGAAGCCTTCAGGGACCA ACTGGAAACCAGCACATCTATCAACCTATAGGGAAAGCCG AGCACGCAGCTCCTCCTAAAAAGCCTCCGCGGCCGGGTGCTCCCAGCCACCCAGCAGGAGTCTCCGGCCTCAACCCTACAGAGAGCTACAATGAAGGCGTGAAG ATTCAGCCTCAGGAGATCAACCCACCCCCAACAGCTAACTTAGATCGGTCCAACGATAAGGTCTATGAAAATGTGACCGGGTTGGTGAAGGCCGTGATTGAGATGTCCAGTAAAATCCAGCCAGCTCCCCCTGAAGAATATGTGCCCATGGTGAAG gaagtAGGATTAGCACTGAGAACACTGCTGGCCACTGTGGATGAGACAATACCCTTATTACCAGCTCACACGCACAGAGAG ATCGAAATGGCTCAGAAGCTTCTAAATTCAGACCTGGCTGAGCTGATAAATAAGATGAAGTTGGCCCAGCAGTACGTTATGACCAGCCTGCAGCAGGACTACAAGAAACAGATGCTAACAGCTGCGCATGCACTCGCCGTAGATGCCAAGAACCTGCTTGATGTGATTGACCAGGCCAGGCTGAAGATGTTGGGACAGGCACGGCCCCATTAG
- the ptk2ab gene encoding focal adhesion kinase 1 isoform X6, which translates to MESSGCNPFPLCWTRGACVYSYPPPLPKYDRQLAPTKAMAAAYLDPSLTHALNQGVKPRFSAGMERTAGALERVLRVFHYFESSSEPCTWCSNIRHGDSTDVRGIIQKIVDIHKVRCVSCFGLRLCQLRTGEVHWLHPDMGVSHVRERYEHSHPQDDWRYELRIRYLPKGFLNQFTEDQPTLNYFYHQVKNDYMMEIADQVDQDIALKLGCLEIRRFFRDMRGNALDKKSNYELLEKDVGLRRFFPKSLLDSVKAKSLRKLIQQTFKQFANLNDEQCILKFFEILSPIYRFDKECFKCALGSSWVIAVELAIGPEEGISYLTDKGSNPTHLANFTQVQSIQFEERERKGILQLDVAGAPEPLTVTTTALNTAENMADLIDGYCRLVNGTSSSFIVRVQKEGERALPSIPKAPKSANHEKRLQGVRAKAISVSDDIGDETDDYAEIIDEEDTYTMPSKYYGLDEARDYEIQRDRIELGRCIGEGQFGDVHQGIYLCPENPALSVAIKTCKNCTSDSVREKFLQEALTMRQFDHPHIVKLIGVITENPVWIIMELCTLGELRSFLQIRKYSLDLASLILYSYQLSTALAYLESKRFVHRDIAARNVLVSSVDCVKLGDFGLSRYMEDSSYYKASKGKLPIKWMAPESINFRRFTSASDVWMFGVCMWEILMYGVKPFQGVKNNDVIGRIENGERLAMPPNCPPTLYSLMTKCWAYDPSKRPRFTELKGQLSTILAEEKAQQEERSRMEMRRQVPVSWDSGGSDEAPPKPSRPGYPSPRSSEGFYPSPQHIGQHNHYQMAGHSGIHGLLPVPGGMYPPQAAGTGLDHHDSWNHRRTTQDHMWNPTMEDGVALRGGLSQLMEEQLLLQQQQMEDDQRWLEQEERLLKPDGRSSRGSIDRDDGSLQGPTGNQHIYQPIGKAEHAAPPKKPPRPGAPSHPAGVSGLNPTESYNEGVKIQPQEINPPPTANLDRSNDKVYENVTGLVKAVIEMSSKIQPAPPEEYVPMVKEVGLALRTLLATVDETIPLLPAHTHREIEMAQKLLNSDLAELINKMKLAQQYVMTSLQQDYKKQMLTAAHALAVDAKNLLDVIDQARLKMLGQARPH; encoded by the exons gGCATTATACAGAAGATCGTGGACATCCACAAGGTGAGGTGTGTGTCCTGCTTTGGTCTGCGCCTTTGCCAGCTGAGAACAGGTGAAGTTCATTGGCTTCACCCCGACATGGGCGTGTCTCATGTGAGGGAACGGTACGAACACAGCCATCCTCAGGACGACTGGAG ATATGAGCTACGGATTCGATACTTGCCTAAAGGATTTTTAAACCAGTTTACTGAGGACCAGCCAACTCTTAACTACTTTTATCATCAG GTGAAAAATGATTATATGATGGAGATTGCCGATCAAGTCGATCAAGACATAGCACTTAAACTAGGCTGCCTTGAAATCAG GAGGTTTTTCAGGGACATGCGTGGTAACGCCCTGGATAAGAAAtcaaattatgaattattaga GAAGGACGTTGGTCTGCGGAGATTCTTTCCGAAGAGTTTATTAGATTCAGTAAAG GCTAAATCCCTGCGGAAACTGATCCAGCAGACGTTTAAACAGTTCGCCAATCTGAACGATGAGCAGTGTATCCTCAAGTTCTTTGAGATCCTGTCGCCTATATACAGATTTGATAAGGAGTGTTTTAAATGTGCTCTCGGG TCGAGCTGGGTGATAGCAGTAGAGTTGGCCATCGGACCTGAGGAGGGCATTAGTTACTTGACAGACAAAGGTTCAAAT CCAACACACCTCGCCAACTTCACGCAAGTGCAAAGTATCCAGTTCGAGGAGCGAGAGAGGAAGGGAATTCTGCAGTTAGATGTGGCTGGAGCACCTGAG CCTCTGACGGTAACAACTACAGCACTGAACACAGCAGAGAACATGGCAGATCTCATTGACGGTTACTGTAGACTTGTTAACGGAACTTCCTCATCATTTATCGTCCGTGTGCAGAAAG AAGGAGAGAGAGCTCTTCCATCTATCCCAAAGGCTCCAAA ATCAGCAAACCATGAAAAACGGTTGCAAGGAGTCCGGGCCAAAGCTATCTCCGTTTCAG ATGATATTGGGGATG AAACAGACGACTACGCTGAGATCATAGACGAAGAGGACACATACACCATGCCTTCCA AATATTATGGACTAGATGAAG CCAGAGACTATGAGATCCAAAGAGACAGAATTGAGCTGGGACGCTGTATAGGAGAGGGCCAGTTTGGAGACGTCCATCAAGGGATCTACTTGTGTCCG GAGAACCCAGCTCTTTCTGTGGCGATAAAGACGTGTAAGAACTGCACCTCGGACAGCGTTCGAGAGAAGTTCCTCCAGGAGGCCT TGACCATGCGACAGTTCGATCACCCGCATATTGTTAAGCTGATTGGCGTCATTACAGAAAACCCAGTTTGGATCATCATGGAGCTGTGCACACTGGGAGAG ttgcgTTCCTTTCTTCAGATTAGGAAGTACAGTCTGGATTTAGCATCACTCATCCTGTATTCTTACCAGCTCAGCACAGCCCTTGCGTATCTAGAGAGCAAACGCTTTGTACACAG ggacaTTGCAGCACGGAACGTTCTTGTGTCTTCGGTGGACTGTGTGAAGCTGGGAGACTTCGGGTTGTCTAGATACATGGAGGACAGCTCTTATTATAAAG CCTCTAAAGGAAAACTACCTATCAAATGGATGGCGCCAGAGTCAATAAACTTCAGACGTTTTACCTCAGCCAGCGACGTGTGGATGTTTG gtgtgtgtatgtgggagATACTGATGTACGGAGTGAAGCCGTTTCAAGGCGTGAAGAATAACGACGTGATTGGTCGGATAGAGAACGGCGAGCGTCTCGCTATGCCGCCCAACTGCCCACCGACCCTCTACAGCCTGATGACCAAGTGCTGGGCGTACGATCCCAGCAAACGGCCACGATTCACTGAGCTCAAAGGCCAACTAAG TACAATCCTCGCAGAGGAGAAGGCTCAGCAAGAGGAGCGCAGCCGTATGGAGATGAGGAGACAAGTTCCCGTATCCTGGGACTCAGGAGGCTCGGACGAGGCACCACCCAAA CCAAGTCGACCTGGTTATCCAAGTCCCCGTTCCAGTGAAGGATTCTACCCTAGTCCTCAGCACATTGGCCAGCACAATCATTACCAG ATGGCAGGGCACTCTGGCATACACGGCTTGCTTCCCGTGCCTGGCGGGATGTACCCTCCCCAGGCCGCAGGGACTGGACTTGATCACCACGACAGCTGGAACCATCGCAGAACTACTCAGGATCACATGTGGAACCCCACCATGGAG gatgGTGTGGCTCTGCGCGGTGGTCTTTCTCAGCTGATGGAGGAGCAGTTAttactgcagcagcagcagatggAGGATGATCAGCGCTGGTTGGAACAGGAGGAGAGACTACTG AAGCCTGATGGGAGAAGTTCCAGAGGCAGCATTGACCGTGATGATGGAAGCCTTCAGGGACCA ACTGGAAACCAGCACATCTATCAACCTATAGGGAAAGCCG AGCACGCAGCTCCTCCTAAAAAGCCTCCGCGGCCGGGTGCTCCCAGCCACCCAGCAGGAGTCTCCGGCCTCAACCCTACAGAGAGCTACAATGAAGGCGTGAAG ATTCAGCCTCAGGAGATCAACCCACCCCCAACAGCTAACTTAGATCGGTCCAACGATAAGGTCTATGAAAATGTGACCGGGTTGGTGAAGGCCGTGATTGAGATGTCCAGTAAAATCCAGCCAGCTCCCCCTGAAGAATATGTGCCCATGGTGAAG gaagtAGGATTAGCACTGAGAACACTGCTGGCCACTGTGGATGAGACAATACCCTTATTACCAGCTCACACGCACAGAGAG ATCGAAATGGCTCAGAAGCTTCTAAATTCAGACCTGGCTGAGCTGATAAATAAGATGAAGTTGGCCCAGCAGTACGTTATGACCAGCCTGCAGCAGGACTACAAGAAACAGATGCTAACAGCTGCGCATGCACTCGCCGTAGATGCCAAGAACCTGCTTGATGTGATTGACCAGGCCAGGCTGAAGATGTTGGGACAGGCACGGCCCCATTAG